In Bradyrhizobium erythrophlei, a single genomic region encodes these proteins:
- a CDS encoding DUF2007 domain-containing protein: MRELVRTNDIVLVSAIGALLDGANIHHLVLDQNMSVIEGSLGVLPRRILVHEDDDRAARQLLRDAGLAHELRADE, translated from the coding sequence GTGCGGGAATTGGTTCGAACCAATGACATTGTGCTGGTGTCGGCGATTGGGGCGCTGCTCGACGGCGCCAATATCCACCATCTGGTGCTTGATCAGAACATGAGCGTCATCGAGGGGTCGCTGGGCGTCTTGCCGCGGCGGATTCTGGTCCATGAGGACGACGATCGCGCCGCCCGCCAGCTGCTGCGCGACGCCGGCCTCGCGCACGAGTTGCGGGCCGATGAGTGA
- a CDS encoding polyprenyl synthetase family protein: protein MAVIVPFESPSEASIEPLIELVAGDMARVNATILSRTGSEVTMIPEVANHLISSGGKRLRPMLTLAMANLTGYSGDGHIKLAASVEFMHTATLLHDDVVDESEMRRGKLSARMLWGNEASVLVGDFLLGQAFRMMVEVGSLRALDILSSAAATIAEGEVMQLAAAKNTATTEDEYLAVIRGKTAELFAAACEVGPVIANRPKDEQTACRSVGMNLGIAFQLVDDVLDYGGKSAKLGKNVGDDFREGKITLPVVLAFRRGNDVEREFWRRALERGEIGDSDLDHAVGLMTKHRALEDTINRAQHYGAMAVDALALFPASPMKTALEQVVAFCLARTH from the coding sequence GTGGCGGTTATTGTTCCCTTCGAGAGCCCCTCTGAAGCTTCGATCGAGCCGCTTATCGAGCTCGTGGCCGGCGATATGGCGCGGGTGAATGCGACCATCCTGTCGCGGACCGGCTCGGAAGTGACCATGATCCCCGAGGTCGCCAATCACCTGATCTCGTCGGGGGGAAAGCGGCTGCGCCCGATGCTGACGCTGGCGATGGCCAATCTGACCGGCTATTCCGGCGACGGCCATATCAAGCTCGCGGCCTCGGTTGAGTTCATGCATACCGCAACCCTGCTGCACGACGACGTGGTCGACGAAAGCGAGATGCGGCGCGGCAAGCTGTCGGCCCGCATGCTCTGGGGCAACGAGGCGAGCGTCTTGGTCGGCGACTTCCTGCTCGGCCAGGCTTTCCGAATGATGGTCGAGGTCGGCTCGCTGCGCGCGCTCGATATCCTGTCGTCGGCCGCGGCCACCATCGCCGAGGGCGAGGTGATGCAGCTTGCAGCCGCCAAGAACACCGCGACCACCGAGGACGAGTATCTCGCCGTCATCAGGGGCAAGACCGCCGAACTGTTCGCGGCCGCCTGCGAAGTCGGCCCCGTGATCGCCAACCGGCCAAAGGACGAGCAGACCGCCTGCCGCTCGGTCGGCATGAATCTGGGTATCGCCTTTCAGCTCGTCGACGACGTTCTCGACTACGGCGGCAAATCCGCCAAGCTCGGCAAGAATGTCGGCGACGATTTCCGCGAGGGCAAGATCACGCTGCCGGTGGTGCTGGCGTTCCGCCGCGGCAACGACGTCGAGCGCGAATTCTGGCGGCGGGCGCTGGAGCGCGGCGAGATCGGCGACAGCGATCTCGACCACGCCGTCGGCCTGATGACCAAGCACCGCGCGCTCGAGGACACCATCAATCGCGCACAGCATTACGGCGCGATGGCGGTCGATGCGCTGGCGCTGTTTCCGGCTTCACCGATGAAAACTGCGCTTGAGCAGGTGGTGGCGTTCTGCCTCGCGCGAACGCACTAA
- a CDS encoding 4-(cytidine 5'-diphospho)-2-C-methyl-D-erythritol kinase, translated as MTPGGPTDTAVKSSANELVDNARAKVNLTLRVVGRRVDGYHDLESVVAFADCADQLGLLPAAELALKTTGPLADACGEIGDNLVLKAARLLAERVPGLKTGTFTLHKSLPVAAGIGGGSADAAAALRLLARANSLPIDDARISEVARLTGADVPVCVPSQPCVMTGVGESLMPLSLPKLPCVLVNPRVAVATKDVFGALGLRSGELRVGIADVIQAIVWPEAGASLEEWVEAFAASSNDLEGPAMRIQPVIGEVISALNATDGAWLARMSGSGATCFAIYENTAEAGRAAEKVRRDHPQWWVHSGVLS; from the coding sequence ATGACCCCGGGTGGACCGACCGATACGGCCGTCAAATCCTCCGCAAACGAGCTTGTCGATAACGCGCGCGCCAAGGTCAATCTGACGCTGCGGGTCGTTGGCCGTCGTGTCGACGGCTACCACGATCTGGAAAGCGTGGTGGCATTTGCCGATTGCGCCGATCAACTTGGTCTTCTCCCCGCAGCCGAGCTGGCGCTCAAGACGACCGGTCCGCTGGCGGATGCCTGCGGCGAGATCGGCGACAATCTCGTGCTCAAGGCGGCGCGGCTATTGGCCGAGCGCGTGCCCGGCTTGAAGACCGGCACCTTCACGCTGCACAAGTCTTTGCCGGTTGCGGCCGGAATCGGCGGCGGTTCGGCCGACGCCGCAGCGGCCCTGCGGCTGCTCGCGCGCGCCAACAGCCTGCCGATCGATGATGCACGCATCTCTGAAGTGGCGCGGCTGACCGGTGCCGATGTTCCGGTCTGTGTTCCTTCACAGCCCTGCGTCATGACCGGGGTCGGCGAAAGCCTGATGCCGCTCAGCCTGCCGAAACTTCCATGTGTGCTGGTCAATCCGCGTGTGGCGGTGGCGACCAAGGATGTGTTCGGCGCGCTGGGCCTGCGGAGCGGCGAGTTGCGGGTCGGCATTGCCGACGTGATCCAGGCCATTGTCTGGCCGGAGGCGGGCGCCTCGCTGGAAGAGTGGGTCGAGGCCTTCGCCGCCAGCTCCAACGACCTGGAAGGCCCGGCGATGCGGATTCAGCCGGTCATTGGCGAGGTGATTTCGGCACTCAATGCGACCGACGGCGCCTGGCTCGCACGGATGTCCGGATCCGGGGCGACTTGCTTTGCAATCTACGAGAACACGGCCGAGGCCGGCCGTGCGGCGGAAAAAGTACGCCGCGACCATCCGCAGTGGTGGGTGCATTCAGGCGTATTGAGCTGA
- a CDS encoding tetratricopeptide repeat protein — MLSFQFNRSAIAALAFLALPVVASAQTPERPADNSAQFPSSHDLKALTTSGSYLAARHASVERDAASAAAFYRSALRTDPKNNELLDRAFISSLADGDIDEAIKLADRILSIDKTNRVARLVIGVRDLKAKKYASAQTNINQSIRGPITDLVATLLSGWAAYGAGDTKTAVATIDKLAGPEWYPIFKDLHSGMILELAGKEKDAGVRLERAYKLEDSMLRVSDDYARWLSRNKDAASAKAVYEAFDKKLPRHPLVLDAMRETDAGKKLPPIVDSPQAGAAEALYGIGATLTRRGGEDLALVYLQLALYLVPNHPLALLSLADLYESVKKPQMAIKVYERMPASSPLKRNAQIQLAIDLDSADRTDEAIKILKGVTADDPKDIEAVMALGNIERGRKKFADCAVTYTQGIDILPKATDKNTWVYYYYRGICEERAKQWNKAEADMRKALELQPEQPHVLNYLGYSWIDQGINLDEGMKMIKRAVEQRPDDGYIVDSLGWAYYRIGNYEDAVKNLERAIDLKPEDPTINDHLGDAYWRVGRTLEAKFQWAHARDLKPEPEDLPKIEAKIEHGLSDDTSSAASADKKKEDDKGG; from the coding sequence ATGCTTTCTTTTCAATTCAATCGCTCGGCGATTGCCGCACTCGCTTTCCTGGCTTTGCCGGTCGTTGCTTCAGCGCAGACGCCAGAGCGTCCTGCCGACAACTCCGCACAATTTCCTTCCTCGCATGACCTGAAGGCGTTGACGACGTCCGGCAGCTATCTGGCCGCGCGTCATGCCAGCGTCGAGCGGGATGCGGCTTCGGCCGCGGCCTTCTACCGTTCGGCGCTCCGCACCGATCCGAAGAACAATGAACTGCTGGATCGCGCGTTCATTTCCTCGCTCGCCGACGGCGATATCGACGAGGCGATCAAACTCGCCGACCGTATTCTCTCGATCGACAAGACCAATCGCGTCGCGCGGCTTGTAATCGGCGTGCGCGATCTCAAGGCGAAGAAATACGCGAGCGCCCAGACCAATATCAACCAGTCGATCCGCGGGCCGATTACCGACCTCGTTGCGACGCTGTTGTCGGGCTGGGCTGCTTATGGCGCCGGCGATACCAAGACTGCGGTTGCGACGATCGACAAGCTTGCGGGTCCCGAGTGGTATCCGATCTTCAAGGATCTGCATTCCGGCATGATCCTGGAACTGGCAGGCAAGGAAAAGGACGCCGGGGTGCGGCTCGAGCGCGCCTACAAGCTCGAAGACTCCATGCTGCGTGTCTCCGACGACTATGCTCGCTGGTTGTCGCGCAACAAGGACGCAGCTTCCGCCAAGGCGGTCTACGAGGCCTTCGACAAGAAGTTGCCCCGACACCCGCTGGTTCTGGATGCGATGCGCGAAACCGATGCCGGCAAGAAGTTGCCGCCGATCGTCGATTCGCCGCAAGCCGGCGCGGCAGAGGCGCTTTACGGCATTGGCGCGACGCTCACCCGCCGCGGCGGCGAGGATCTTGCGCTCGTCTATCTGCAGCTTGCGCTCTATCTCGTGCCGAACCATCCGTTGGCGCTGTTGTCGCTCGCCGATCTCTATGAATCGGTGAAGAAGCCGCAGATGGCGATCAAGGTCTACGAGCGTATGCCGGCCAGCTCGCCGCTGAAGCGCAACGCGCAGATTCAGCTCGCCATCGATCTCGATTCCGCCGACCGGACCGACGAGGCCATCAAGATCCTGAAGGGTGTTACGGCAGACGATCCCAAGGACATCGAGGCCGTGATGGCGCTCGGCAATATCGAGCGTGGCCGCAAGAAGTTTGCCGATTGCGCGGTCACTTATACGCAAGGCATCGATATCCTGCCGAAGGCCACCGACAAGAACACCTGGGTCTATTACTATTATCGCGGTATCTGCGAGGAACGCGCCAAGCAGTGGAACAAGGCGGAAGCCGACATGCGCAAGGCGCTCGAGTTGCAGCCCGAGCAGCCGCATGTGCTCAATTACCTCGGTTATTCCTGGATCGATCAGGGCATCAACCTCGACGAAGGCATGAAGATGATCAAGCGTGCCGTCGAGCAGCGTCCGGACGATGGATACATCGTGGACTCGCTGGGCTGGGCCTACTATCGCATCGGCAACTACGAAGACGCGGTGAAGAACCTGGAGCGGGCGATCGATCTCAAGCCCGAGGATCCCACCATCAACGATCACCTCGGTGACGCCTATTGGCGCGTCGGCCGTACGCTGGAAGCCAAGTTCCAGTGGGCGCACGCCCGCGACCTGAAGCCGGAGCCGGAAGATCTGCCGAAGATCGAGGCCAAGATCGAACATGGCTTGAGCGACGATACGTCTTCGGCCGCCTCCGCGGATAAAAAGAAAGAGGACGACAAGGGTGGCTAG
- a CDS encoding electron transfer flavoprotein-ubiquinone oxidoreductase produces the protein MSTEELPPRESMEFDVVIVGAGPSGLSAAIRLKQLNPELSVVVVEKGSEVGAHILSGAVMDPLALDKLVPDWREDADCPLKTQVKDDRFFWMTKSGAIRLPNFMMPPLMNNHHCYIGSLGRLCRWLAGKAEALGVEIYPGFAAVEVLYDDKGAVRGIATGDMGVARDGSHKASYTRGMELCGKYTLFAEGARGSLTKQLIAKFALGAKSEPAKFGIGLKEVWQIDPSKHQKGLIQHSFGWPLNSKTGGGSFLYHYDDNLVAVGFVVHLNYDDPYLSPFEEFQRFKTHPAISTIFEGGKRLAYGARAITEGGYQSVPRLSFAGGALIGCAAGFVNVPRIKGVHNAIGSGMLAAEHVNAALGAGRANDELVDYENAWRSSAVGKDLYLVRNVKPLWSKFGTVLGVALGGFDMWCNTLGFSLFGTQSHAKPDRKTLDPAKAHAPIAALKPDGKLTFDRLSSVFLSNTNHEEDQPVHLKVADMNLQKTSEHDVYAGPSNRYCPAGVYEWVEETSGPRFVINAQNCVHCKTCDVKDPNGNITWVPPEGGGGPNYEAM, from the coding sequence ATGAGCACCGAAGAATTGCCGCCGCGCGAATCCATGGAATTCGATGTCGTGATTGTCGGCGCCGGCCCGTCCGGGCTTTCCGCCGCCATCCGTCTGAAGCAGCTCAACCCCGAGCTGTCGGTGGTCGTGGTCGAGAAGGGATCGGAAGTCGGAGCACATATCTTGTCGGGCGCCGTGATGGACCCCCTTGCGCTCGACAAGCTCGTGCCGGACTGGCGCGAGGATGCCGATTGTCCGCTGAAGACGCAGGTCAAGGACGATCGCTTCTTCTGGATGACGAAGTCCGGCGCGATCCGCTTGCCGAACTTCATGATGCCGCCGTTGATGAACAACCATCACTGCTACATTGGTTCGCTCGGCCGGCTCTGCCGCTGGCTCGCCGGCAAGGCCGAGGCGCTCGGCGTCGAAATCTATCCGGGCTTTGCCGCGGTCGAGGTGCTCTATGACGACAAGGGCGCAGTACGCGGCATTGCGACCGGCGACATGGGCGTCGCCAGGGATGGCTCGCACAAGGCTTCGTACACCCGCGGCATGGAACTGTGCGGCAAGTACACGCTGTTCGCTGAAGGCGCCCGCGGCAGTCTGACCAAACAGCTCATCGCGAAATTCGCTCTCGGTGCCAAGAGCGAGCCGGCGAAATTCGGCATCGGGTTGAAGGAAGTCTGGCAGATCGATCCGTCGAAACACCAGAAGGGCCTGATCCAGCATTCGTTCGGCTGGCCCTTGAACAGCAAGACCGGCGGCGGCTCCTTTCTCTATCACTACGACGATAATCTCGTCGCGGTCGGCTTCGTCGTGCATCTGAACTACGACGATCCGTATCTGTCGCCGTTTGAGGAATTTCAGCGCTTCAAGACACATCCTGCGATCAGCACGATCTTCGAGGGCGGCAAGCGATTAGCTTACGGCGCGCGTGCCATCACCGAGGGCGGCTATCAATCGGTGCCGCGTCTGTCTTTTGCCGGCGGCGCGCTGATCGGCTGCGCGGCGGGCTTTGTGAACGTGCCGCGCATCAAGGGCGTCCATAATGCGATCGGCAGCGGGATGCTGGCAGCCGAGCACGTCAACGCGGCACTCGGCGCAGGCCGTGCGAACGACGAACTCGTCGATTATGAAAATGCCTGGCGCTCGTCAGCCGTGGGCAAGGATCTCTATCTGGTCCGCAACGTCAAACCGCTCTGGTCGAAATTCGGAACTGTCCTCGGCGTGGCGCTCGGCGGCTTCGATATGTGGTGCAACACGCTCGGTTTCTCGCTGTTCGGAACCCAGTCGCACGCCAAACCCGACCGCAAGACCCTCGACCCGGCCAAGGCTCATGCGCCGATCGCGGCTCTCAAACCGGATGGCAAACTGACCTTCGACCGTCTCTCATCGGTATTTCTGTCGAACACCAACCACGAGGAGGATCAGCCGGTCCATCTCAAGGTCGCCGACATGAACCTGCAAAAGACCTCCGAACACGACGTATATGCCGGTCCGTCGAATCGCTATTGCCCGGCCGGTGTCTATGAATGGGTGGAGGAAACGTCAGGTCCGCGCTTCGTGATCAACGCCCAGAACTGCGTCCATTGCAAAACCTGCGACGTCAAGGATCCCAACGGCAACATCACCTGGGTTCCGCCGGAGGGCGGCGGCGGGCCCAATTACGAGGCGATGTGA
- a CDS encoding uracil-DNA glycosylase produces the protein MTPEPAPTVSQLLAFYLEAGVDCALSDEPVDRLAEPEAPPAIKATTPSSDAGPARPARAATTTFAAPTADPSPAPDAAIASAREAARTAASLEVLRDMLEKFDGCALKSTATRLVFADGNPKARIMFVGEAPGRDEDIEGLPFVGRSGKLLDRMIAAIGLDRTKVYIANVIPWRPPGNRTPTPQETQICLPFIQRQIELVDPDILVTLGNPSTQTLLSTREGIMKTRGRWFNYDTGTRTIRAIATFHPAYLLRSPSYKRLSWQDLRSIAKALPQTAS, from the coding sequence TTGACGCCTGAACCCGCGCCTACCGTATCCCAACTGCTTGCCTTCTATCTGGAGGCCGGGGTCGATTGTGCGCTCTCCGACGAGCCTGTTGACCGGCTCGCCGAACCCGAGGCGCCCCCAGCCATCAAGGCGACCACCCCTTCCAGCGACGCCGGCCCGGCGCGCCCGGCTCGAGCTGCGACTACCACCTTCGCGGCGCCGACCGCCGACCCCTCGCCGGCGCCGGATGCGGCGATTGCAAGCGCGCGGGAGGCGGCGCGCACCGCAGCCTCACTCGAAGTCCTGCGCGACATGCTGGAGAAGTTCGACGGTTGCGCGCTGAAATCCACCGCGACGCGGCTGGTGTTCGCCGACGGCAACCCGAAGGCCCGCATTATGTTTGTCGGCGAGGCGCCGGGGCGCGACGAAGATATCGAGGGACTGCCCTTTGTCGGCCGTTCGGGAAAACTGCTCGACCGGATGATCGCCGCAATCGGGCTCGATCGCACCAAGGTCTACATCGCCAACGTGATTCCCTGGCGTCCGCCGGGAAACCGGACACCGACGCCGCAGGAAACACAAATCTGCCTGCCGTTCATCCAGCGTCAGATTGAACTGGTCGATCCGGATATTCTTGTCACGCTCGGTAATCCCTCGACGCAAACACTGCTGTCGACGCGCGAAGGCATCATGAAGACGCGCGGACGCTGGTTCAATTACGATACCGGCACGCGCACGATCCGTGCGATAGCGACGTTCCATCCAGCCTATCTGTTGCGTTCGCCGTCCTACAAGCGGCTGTCATGGCAGGACCTGCGCTCGATTGCCAAAGCCCTGCCGCAGACGGCGTCCTGA
- a CDS encoding glycosyltransferase family 39 protein: MRFTSLVIELIRARPKLVVWLVVVLQAMLWLLVSLLVYRSPPGDLATVIALGREYRVGTDLGPPLAFWLADIAFRAAGNHVFGVYLLAQICSISTFWTLYLLARATVGVQQAVLAVLLTMTVLAFSAPGLEFGPLVLARPIWALLLLHSWQLIGQNRRNAWFAWSIEAGLLLLTTSAAIILLALVVGFALTTARGRRTLMSFDALFALLVIAVLSLPYLIWLIRADVPVIPHWPAVADLGGRAVHGVELLGGLLLASLGIAIVSTFNSGWFDRTQEEAPVIFRPPVDPAARDFVYFFAFAPALAGCLISGLYDLDRVVGGAGIVLLMSGLAVIVACGDLIYLRRQQILRTAWAAMILAPALGVIVATLFVPWTASSEVVTSLPATAIGHFFDDSFERRTNRRLSAVSGDAQLATLISLSPTRPHLFLAATPERTPWLNLDRFNQTGGVVVWRASDTDGTPPPDIAKLFPGLAPEVPQTFDRLVDGRQPSLRIGWAVVRPKVP; the protein is encoded by the coding sequence ATGCGTTTCACCTCCCTGGTCATCGAACTGATCCGCGCGCGGCCGAAGCTCGTCGTATGGCTCGTGGTGGTGCTGCAAGCGATGCTGTGGCTCCTGGTGTCGCTATTGGTGTACCGCAGCCCGCCAGGCGATCTCGCGACGGTGATTGCACTCGGCCGCGAATATCGCGTCGGCACCGACCTCGGGCCTCCGCTGGCGTTTTGGCTCGCCGATATTGCGTTCCGCGCAGCCGGCAACCACGTGTTCGGTGTCTATCTGCTGGCGCAGATATGTTCGATCTCGACGTTCTGGACCCTTTATCTGCTCGCGCGTGCCACCGTTGGCGTGCAGCAAGCGGTGCTTGCGGTTCTCCTCACCATGACGGTGCTGGCATTCAGCGCGCCCGGTCTTGAGTTCGGGCCCCTCGTGCTGGCGCGCCCGATCTGGGCGTTGCTGTTGTTGCACTCCTGGCAATTGATCGGCCAGAACCGGCGCAATGCCTGGTTTGCCTGGTCGATCGAGGCCGGGCTCCTGCTGCTGACGACCTCCGCCGCGATCATCCTGTTGGCACTCGTGGTCGGATTTGCGCTGACGACCGCACGCGGCCGGCGAACGCTGATGTCGTTTGACGCGCTGTTTGCGCTTCTCGTGATCGCCGTGCTGTCGTTGCCCTATCTGATCTGGCTGATCCGCGCCGATGTGCCTGTCATCCCGCATTGGCCGGCGGTTGCCGATTTGGGCGGCCGGGCGGTGCACGGGGTTGAACTGCTCGGCGGCCTGTTATTGGCCTCATTAGGGATCGCCATCGTATCGACGTTCAACTCCGGCTGGTTTGATCGGACCCAGGAGGAGGCGCCTGTCATCTTCCGCCCACCGGTTGATCCGGCCGCGCGCGACTTCGTCTATTTCTTTGCGTTCGCGCCGGCGCTCGCCGGCTGCCTGATTTCCGGCCTTTACGATCTCGATCGCGTCGTGGGCGGGGCCGGCATCGTGCTTCTGATGTCGGGGCTTGCGGTCATCGTTGCGTGCGGCGATCTGATCTATCTGCGGCGCCAGCAGATCCTGCGTACCGCCTGGGCCGCCATGATCCTTGCGCCGGCGCTCGGAGTGATTGTGGCAACATTGTTCGTTCCCTGGACTGCGAGCAGCGAGGTGGTGACGTCGCTGCCGGCTACCGCGATCGGGCACTTCTTCGATGATAGTTTCGAGCGGCGAACCAACCGGCGTCTTTCAGCCGTGAGCGGTGATGCGCAATTGGCGACGTTGATCAGCTTGAGTCCCACGCGTCCGCATCTTTTTCTCGCCGCGACACCCGAGCGGACACCGTGGCTCAATCTCGACAGGTTCAACCAGACCGGCGGCGTCGTGGTCTGGCGTGCTTCCGACACTGACGGCACGCCGCCACCGGACATCGCGAAACTGTTTCCGGGTCTTGCGCCTGAAGTGCCACAGACTTTCGATCGGCTGGTAGACGGGCGGCAGCCTTCGCTGCGGATCGGCTGGGCGGTCGTGCGGCCGAAAGTGCCGTAA
- a CDS encoding ribonuclease HII, with amino-acid sequence MIRDKSGKKKQPNLPKGVIAVAPPSFRRERALIKRGVWPVAGCDEAGRGPLAGPVVAAAVVLDPKRIPKGIDDSKRLTAERREELFEEICATASFAVALASPARIDRDNILRASLWALKRAVESLPEAPQHVFVDGRDRLNTACNCDAVIGGDGIVVSIAAASIIAKVTRDRLMRALAEECPGYGFESHKGYGVPEHLEALDRLGPSAHHRSFFAPVVAAREKHQPWTIEREADLFNPTEAAPLISAAE; translated from the coding sequence ATGATTCGGGATAAATCCGGGAAGAAAAAACAACCAAACCTGCCGAAGGGCGTCATCGCGGTCGCGCCGCCGAGCTTTCGCCGTGAGCGCGCGCTGATCAAGCGCGGCGTGTGGCCGGTGGCCGGCTGCGACGAGGCCGGGCGCGGCCCGCTAGCCGGTCCGGTCGTTGCGGCTGCCGTGGTGCTCGACCCGAAACGAATCCCGAAGGGTATCGATGATTCCAAGCGGTTGACCGCCGAGCGCCGCGAGGAGTTGTTCGAAGAGATTTGCGCGACGGCCTCGTTTGCGGTCGCCTTGGCCTCGCCGGCGCGGATCGACCGCGACAATATCTTGCGGGCATCGTTATGGGCGTTGAAGCGGGCAGTCGAGAGTTTGCCGGAAGCGCCGCAGCATGTCTTTGTCGACGGACGCGACCGGCTCAACACGGCCTGCAACTGCGACGCCGTGATTGGCGGCGACGGCATCGTCGTATCGATTGCCGCGGCCTCTATTATCGCCAAGGTGACGCGCGATCGCCTGATGCGCGCGCTGGCGGAGGAATGCCCGGGCTACGGCTTTGAGTCCCACAAAGGCTACGGCGTGCCGGAGCATCTTGAGGCGCTCGACCGGCTGGGTCCCTCCGCGCACCACCGCAGCTTCTTTGCGCCCGTCGTCGCGGCCCGCGAAAAGCACCAGCCCTGGACGATCGAGCGCGAAGCCGACCTGTTCAATCCGACTGAAGCGGCTCCGCTGATTTCCGCCGCAGAATAA
- a CDS encoding VOC family protein has protein sequence MPKPPVPRLTVITLGVSDMRRSITFYEALGFVRKMHATGEVVAFFDTGATVIGLFPWDQLAQDATLPDQPRPGAFRGMTLAWNCRSAKEVDEVIEFAVSKGAQRLKPSHMTDYGGYSGYFTDPDGHPWEAVVAPNIEVGEDRRVHLPD, from the coding sequence ATGCCCAAGCCGCCGGTTCCAAGACTGACAGTCATTACCCTCGGCGTTTCCGATATGCGCCGGAGCATTACCTTCTATGAAGCGCTTGGCTTTGTCCGGAAGATGCATGCAACCGGAGAGGTAGTTGCGTTCTTCGACACCGGCGCAACCGTGATCGGGCTGTTTCCGTGGGACCAACTGGCGCAGGACGCAACCTTGCCGGATCAGCCAAGGCCCGGTGCTTTTCGCGGTATGACGCTGGCGTGGAACTGCCGTTCCGCCAAAGAAGTCGACGAGGTGATCGAATTTGCGGTCTCGAAAGGCGCGCAGCGATTGAAGCCTTCCCATATGACCGATTATGGCGGCTATTCCGGATATTTCACCGATCCCGACGGGCATCCATGGGAAGCGGTGGTCGCGCCGAACATTGAGGTCGGGGAAGATCGCCGCGTGCATCTGCCGGATTGA
- a CDS encoding PA0069 family radical SAM protein, with protein MSRASSHALKHPPVKAPSKPAGAPSDLPELAVAIDRERRRGRGAQSNATGRYEAEAKVAFDDGWQSLEDLPPFKTTVTLDTSRKVIARNDSPDIGFDRSINPYRGCEHGCVYCFARPTHAFLGMSPGLDFETKLLAKPDAPQLLEKELAAEHYEPRMIAIGTNTDPYQPIERDHKIMRGILEVLDRASHPVGIVTKSALVTRDIDILSRMAKRNLAKVAISVTTLDPRLARTMEPRASAPPKRLEALRRLSEAGIPTTVMVAPVIPALNDSEIERILDAAAHAGVKEASYVLLRLPLEVRDLFREWLMANYPDRYRHVFTLIRDMRGGRDYDSQWGTRMKGTGPMAWMIGRRFEIACDKLGLNKRRSKLTTDHFAKPKRSGQQLSLF; from the coding sequence ATGAGCAGAGCATCCTCACATGCGCTCAAGCACCCGCCGGTCAAGGCGCCCTCCAAACCGGCGGGTGCGCCTTCCGATTTGCCGGAGCTTGCAGTCGCCATCGATCGCGAGCGGCGGCGAGGCCGGGGCGCGCAATCCAACGCCACTGGCCGCTATGAGGCCGAGGCGAAGGTTGCGTTCGATGACGGCTGGCAGAGCCTTGAGGATCTTCCGCCGTTCAAGACGACGGTAACGCTCGATACGTCGCGCAAGGTCATTGCGCGTAACGATTCCCCCGATATCGGCTTCGATCGCTCGATCAATCCGTACCGGGGTTGCGAGCACGGCTGCGTGTACTGCTTCGCTCGGCCGACCCATGCTTTTCTCGGAATGTCGCCGGGGCTCGACTTCGAAACGAAGCTGCTCGCCAAGCCCGACGCGCCACAGCTTCTGGAAAAGGAACTGGCGGCGGAGCATTACGAACCGCGCATGATCGCGATCGGCACCAATACCGATCCGTATCAGCCGATCGAGCGCGATCACAAGATCATGCGCGGCATTCTCGAAGTGCTGGACCGCGCCTCGCATCCGGTCGGCATCGTGACCAAATCGGCGCTGGTGACGCGCGACATCGACATCCTGTCGCGGATGGCCAAGCGCAATCTTGCCAAGGTCGCAATTTCGGTGACGACGCTCGATCCGCGGCTGGCGCGGACCATGGAGCCGCGCGCTTCCGCGCCGCCGAAACGGCTTGAGGCGCTGCGGCGATTGTCGGAGGCGGGAATTCCGACGACCGTGATGGTCGCGCCGGTCATTCCCGCACTCAACGACAGCGAGATCGAGCGCATTCTGGATGCGGCGGCGCATGCCGGCGTAAAGGAAGCGAGTTACGTGCTGCTTCGCCTGCCGCTTGAAGTGCGCGATCTCTTCCGCGAGTGGCTGATGGCGAATTATCCCGATCGCTACCGTCACGTCTTCACCTTGATCCGCGACATGCGCGGCGGCCGCGATTATGACTCGCAATGGGGCACGCGGATGAAGGGCACAGGTCCGATGGCCTGGATGATCGGGCGCAGGTTCGAGATCGCCTGCGACAAGCTGGGGCTCAATAAGCGCCGGTCCAAATTGACCACGGATCATTTCGCCAAGCCCAAGCGAAGCGGGCAGCAGCTCAGCCTGTTCTGA